A window of Candidatus Caldatribacterium sp. contains these coding sequences:
- a CDS encoding ABC transporter ATP-binding protein has product MGEEVVAFRGITKRFPPDILANDNVTFGVEKGTVHVVLGENGAGKTTLMNILYGIYQPDEGSILLRGKEVRISSPRKAIELGIGMVHQHFRLVLAHRVWENIVLGFPRIPHLFPATRAREMIWSLSREYGLDVDPDAYVWQLSAGEQQRVEILKALLRRAEILILDEPTSVLTPKDAEKLFSVLRRMKDEGRTCIFITHKFSEIGEIGDRITVLRKGKVVGTVEKGAVDFETLATMMVGEKVTLSLEKTLLNPGEVLLRVEDLWVLDDRGFPGVRGISFAVREGEIVGVAGVIGNGQRELAEALAGLRSPLRGRILLGGIDLTGSSPKRIREAGLGYVPEDRRMALVGELAVSENLVLRNYREAPFRRGIFLDWKRVQAHAEETIAAYKIVPSSPRLPVRLLSGGNRQRVALAQALVSRPRVLVVANPTAGLDILATDFIHRLLLSLQREGIGILLISGDLDEILALSDRVLVLYKGSIVGEKRRPEGGWTEEDRKEIGMMMGGVSEEHLVMSR; this is encoded by the coding sequence ATGGGAGAAGAGGTTGTAGCCTTTCGAGGTATCACCAAGCGTTTCCCCCCGGACATTCTGGCAAACGACAACGTAACCTTTGGAGTTGAGAAGGGCACAGTTCATGTTGTTCTCGGAGAAAACGGGGCAGGAAAAACGACCCTCATGAACATTCTCTACGGCATTTACCAGCCAGATGAGGGATCTATCCTTCTTCGGGGAAAGGAAGTACGCATTTCGTCCCCTCGGAAAGCTATAGAGCTTGGCATCGGGATGGTTCACCAGCATTTCCGCTTGGTTCTTGCCCACAGGGTCTGGGAAAACATTGTGCTTGGGTTTCCTCGTATACCTCACCTTTTCCCTGCCACGAGAGCGCGAGAAATGATTTGGAGTCTTTCCAGAGAGTACGGTCTTGATGTAGACCCGGATGCGTACGTGTGGCAGCTCTCTGCAGGGGAGCAGCAGAGGGTAGAAATCCTCAAGGCTCTCCTCCGGAGAGCAGAGATTCTCATTCTTGATGAGCCCACTTCAGTACTCACCCCTAAGGACGCAGAGAAGCTTTTCTCCGTTCTGCGAAGAATGAAAGACGAGGGGAGAACCTGTATTTTTATCACGCACAAGTTTAGCGAGATCGGGGAGATAGGAGACCGCATTACCGTGCTTCGGAAGGGGAAAGTTGTTGGAACGGTTGAGAAGGGGGCAGTTGATTTTGAAACTTTGGCCACAATGATGGTTGGAGAGAAGGTGACTCTCTCCCTTGAGAAGACGTTGTTGAACCCGGGTGAAGTTCTCCTCAGGGTTGAGGACCTTTGGGTGCTCGATGACCGGGGCTTTCCTGGGGTACGGGGGATTTCCTTTGCGGTACGAGAAGGAGAAATTGTAGGTGTTGCAGGGGTTATTGGTAATGGTCAGCGAGAACTTGCTGAAGCCCTTGCAGGGCTCCGTTCCCCTCTGCGAGGACGCATACTCCTTGGGGGAATCGATCTCACCGGATCCTCGCCGAAGAGAATCCGAGAAGCTGGTCTTGGTTACGTTCCGGAGGACCGACGAATGGCCCTGGTGGGGGAACTGGCGGTCTCGGAGAATCTGGTGCTCCGAAATTACCGGGAGGCTCCTTTTCGTCGGGGAATTTTCCTTGACTGGAAGCGTGTCCAGGCACACGCAGAAGAAACGATAGCAGCCTACAAAATTGTACCTTCATCACCTCGCCTTCCTGTACGTTTGCTCTCTGGTGGCAACAGGCAGCGGGTTGCTCTCGCTCAGGCTCTGGTTTCTCGTCCTCGGGTGCTTGTTGTTGCAAATCCCACAGCGGGTCTTGATATCCTTGCTACAGACTTTATCCACCGTCTTCTTTTGTCTCTCCAGAGGGAGGGCATCGGAATTCTTCTCATTTCCGGGGATCTCGATGAGATTTTGGCTCTCTCCGATAGGGTGCTGGTTCTCTACAAGGGTTCGATTGTGGGTGAAAAAAGGCGACCAGAAGGCGGGTGGACGGAGGAGGATCGAAAGGAAATCGGAATGATGATGGGAGGGGTTTCCGAGGAGCATCTCGTGATGAGTAGATGA
- a CDS encoding ABC transporter permease, with amino-acid sequence MVFFVSVGSVVFAFLVSGLLFSFLGISPLAAYRVFLNGAFGSLYALSETVKRMIPLALIGAGLSVSFQASVWNIGAEGQMLVGAIVGAWVALFSPVPPFLLLPVMFALGFLGGALWGLFAAWCRNKLAINEIITTLMLNYVAANLVLYLILGPWKGKTVRGFAYTDPFPKEAWLATLGTTRVPLTTLLLAILAAFLCYFLLTKTVFGFELRVAGRGEKAAYLAGIDTQRVVSLVMFLSGGLAGIAGVGEVSGIHHMLRHPAHISLGYGFTGVIVAWIARANPLGTLAGAFLFGALMSGGDALKVSFGIPFQMIYILNGLVLLFLIASERLLYYRITLQRTPWGEEEDVHNGVVD; translated from the coding sequence ATGGTTTTCTTTGTCTCCGTGGGTTCTGTTGTTTTCGCATTCTTGGTGAGTGGTCTTCTCTTCTCCTTCCTCGGGATTTCCCCTCTTGCCGCGTACCGGGTATTCCTGAACGGAGCTTTTGGCAGCCTCTACGCTCTTTCTGAGACCGTCAAACGGATGATTCCCTTGGCTCTCATTGGAGCGGGCCTTTCGGTCTCCTTTCAAGCCTCGGTGTGGAACATTGGTGCCGAGGGACAGATGCTCGTTGGAGCCATTGTGGGAGCCTGGGTTGCGCTCTTTTCCCCTGTACCCCCCTTTCTCCTTCTCCCGGTGATGTTTGCCCTTGGGTTCCTGGGAGGAGCTTTGTGGGGACTCTTTGCCGCGTGGTGTAGGAACAAACTCGCCATCAACGAAATCATCACGACCCTTATGCTCAATTACGTTGCTGCAAACCTTGTCCTCTACCTCATCCTTGGTCCCTGGAAGGGGAAGACGGTTCGAGGTTTCGCCTATACCGACCCTTTTCCAAAAGAGGCCTGGCTTGCTACTCTTGGTACGACCCGCGTGCCTTTAACGACGCTTCTTCTTGCTATTCTTGCGGCTTTCCTCTGCTACTTCCTCCTCACTAAGACTGTTTTTGGCTTTGAGCTTCGGGTGGCGGGAAGGGGTGAGAAGGCAGCTTACCTTGCCGGAATCGATACCCAGCGTGTCGTGTCTTTAGTCATGTTCCTCTCAGGGGGACTTGCGGGGATTGCCGGAGTGGGCGAGGTGAGTGGCATTCACCACATGCTCCGCCATCCCGCCCACATTTCCCTGGGGTATGGGTTTACGGGGGTCATCGTTGCCTGGATTGCCCGGGCTAATCCTCTCGGGACTCTTGCCGGTGCCTTCCTCTTTGGGGCATTGATGTCTGGAGGAGATGCCTTGAAAGTCTCGTTTGGGATTCCGTTCCAGATGATATACATCCTGAATGGGCTTGTGCTCCTTTTCCTTATTGCTTCCGAACGACTTCTCTACTACCGCATTACTTTGCAGCGTACACCTTGGGGTGAGGAAGAAGATGTCCACAATGGGGTTGTGGATTAG
- a CDS encoding ABC transporter permease — protein sequence MGLWISGIIGRTLAYSVPLLLATLGEIYVERSGILNLGVEGMMSLGAFTAFAVTLSSSNPWLGVIAGGTVAGCAALLHAFCSVTLRANQVVSGLSLGMLGMGISGVLGRNFEGKVLAATLPVYRIPFLSNLPGFEKHNVFVYVALGLSILLWFILFWTRWGIVIRSVGENPAACDAMGISVSVVRYVCVAFGGVLAGLAGAYLSLGYRPSWSYGMTAGMGWLAIALTIFAFWNPLWGMVGAYLFGVLYQLSFPLQARVAPELLNTLPYLFPLVALSLVSRLAARRRVGPPASLGVPYRRE from the coding sequence ATGGGGTTGTGGATTAGCGGAATCATTGGGAGAACACTGGCGTACAGTGTACCCCTTCTTCTTGCAACTCTTGGAGAGATTTATGTGGAACGTTCCGGAATTCTGAATCTCGGAGTGGAAGGCATGATGTCTCTTGGTGCTTTTACGGCTTTTGCAGTGACGCTCTCTTCTTCCAATCCTTGGCTTGGAGTTATTGCAGGGGGAACGGTTGCAGGATGTGCGGCTCTGCTCCATGCCTTTTGCAGTGTTACCCTTCGGGCAAATCAGGTGGTTTCGGGCTTGAGCTTGGGGATGCTGGGAATGGGTATTTCCGGTGTTCTTGGGCGGAATTTTGAAGGCAAGGTACTGGCGGCGACACTCCCTGTGTACCGGATACCGTTTCTTTCGAATCTCCCCGGTTTTGAAAAGCACAACGTCTTTGTGTACGTGGCCTTGGGACTTTCGATTCTCCTCTGGTTTATCCTCTTTTGGACTCGCTGGGGAATCGTAATCCGTTCCGTCGGCGAAAACCCCGCTGCCTGTGACGCTATGGGCATCAGTGTTTCTGTGGTAAGGTACGTTTGCGTTGCCTTTGGGGGTGTTCTCGCAGGCCTTGCAGGAGCATATCTTTCCTTAGGGTATCGACCGTCCTGGTCATATGGAATGACCGCTGGCATGGGCTGGCTCGCCATTGCTCTAACCATTTTTGCCTTCTGGAATCCTCTCTGGGGTATGGTGGGAGCCTACCTTTTCGGCGTGCTGTACCAGCTCTCTTTCCCTCTCCAGGCTCGTGTCGCCCCAGAACTTTTGAATACTCTTCCGTATCTCTTCCCCCTTGTTGCCCTGAGTCTTGTGTCTCGTCTTGCAGCACGGAGGCGAGTGGGACCCCCAGCTTCCTTAGGGGTACCTTATAGGAGAGAGTAG